A window from Theropithecus gelada isolate Dixy chromosome 1, Tgel_1.0, whole genome shotgun sequence encodes these proteins:
- the INSRR gene encoding insulin receptor-related protein, translating to MAVPSLWPWGAYLPVIFLSLGFGLDAVEVCPSLDIRSEVAELRRLENCSVVEGHLQILLMFTATGEDFRGLSFPRLTQVTDYLLLFRVYGLESLRDLFPNLAVIRGTRLFLGYALVIFEMPHLRDVGLPALGAVLRGAVRVEKNQELCHLSTIDWGLLQPAPGANHIVGNKLGEECADVCPGVLGAAGESCAKTTFSGHTDYRCWTSSHCQRVCPCPHGLACTARGECCHTECLGGCSQPEDPRACVACRHLYFQGACLWACPPGTYQYESWRCVTAERCASLRSVPGRASTFGIHQGSCLAQCPSGFTRNSSSIFCHKCEGLCPKECKVGTKTIDSIQAAQDLVGCTHVEGSLILNLRQGYNLEPQLQHSLGLVETITGFLKIKHSFALVSLGFFKNLKLIRGDAMVDGNYTLYVLDNQNLQQLGSWVAAGLTIPVGKIYFAFNPRLCLEHIYRLEEVTGTRGRQNKAEINPRTNGDRAACQTRTLRFVSNVTEADRILLRWERYEPLEARDLLSFIVYYKESPFQNATEHVGPDACGTQSWNLLDVELPLSRTQEPGVTLASLKPWTQYAVFVRAITLTTDEDSPHQGAQSPIIYLRTLPAAPTVPQDVISTSNSSSHLLVRWKPPTQRNGNLTYYLVLWQRLAEDGDLYLNDYCHRGLRLPTSNNDPRFDREDGDPEAEMESGCCPCQHPPPGQVLPPLEAQEASFQKKFENFLHNAITIPKSPWKVTSINKSPQRDSGRHRRAPGPLRLGGNSSDFEIQEDKVPRERAVLSGLRHFTEYRIDIHACNHAAHTVGCSAATFVFARTMPHREADGIPGKVAWEASSKNSVLLRWLEPPDPNGLILKYEIKYRRLGEEATVLCVSRLRYAKFGGVHLALLPPGNYSARVRATSLAGNGSWTDSVAFYILGPEEEDAGGLHVLLTATPVGLTLLIVLAALGFFYGKKRNRTLYASVNPEYFSASDMYVPDEWEVPREQISIIRELGQGSFGMVYEGLARGLEAGEESTPVALKTVNELASPRERIEFLKEASVMKAFKCHHVVRLLGVVSQGQPTLVIMELMTHGDLKSHLRSLRPEAENNPGLPQPALGEMIQMAGEIADGMAYLAANKFVHRDLAARNCMVSQDFTVKIGDFGMTRDVYETDYYRKGGKGLLPVRWMAPESLKDGIFTTHSDVWSFGVVLWEIVTLAEQPYQGLSNEQVLKFVMDGGVLEELEGCPLQLQELMSRCWQPNPRLRPSFTHILDSIQEELRPSFRLLSFYYSSECQGARGSLPPTDAEPDSSPTPRGASSDCSPQNGGPGH from the exons TGTGTCCCAGCCTGGACATTCGCTCAGAGGTGGCAGAGCTTCGTCGACTGGAGAACTGCAGCGTGGTGGAAGGCCACCTGCAGATCCTGCTCATGTTCACAGCCACCGGGGAGGACTTCCGTGGCCTCAGCTTCCCTCGCCTCACCCAGGTCACCGACTACCTGCTGCTCTTCCGTGTCTACGGACTGGAGAGCCTGCGCGACCTCTTCCCCAACCTAGCAGTCATCCGCGGGACGCGCCTCTTCCTGGGCTACGCACTGGTCATCTTTGAGATGCCGCATCTGCGTGACGTGGGACTACCTGCGCTTGGGGCCGTGCTGCGTGGGGCTGTGCGTGTGGAGAAGAACCAGGAACTCTGCCACCTCTCCACCATTGACTGGGGACTGCTGCAGCCAGCACCTGGTGCCAACCACATTGTGGGCAACAAGCTGGGCGAGGAGTGTGCTGACGTGTGCCCTGGTGTGCTGGGTGCTGCTGGCGAATCCTGTGCCAAGACCACCTTCAGCGGGCACACTGACTACAGATGCTGGACCTCCAGCCACTGCCAGAGAG TGTGCCCCTGCCCCCATGGGCTGGCTTGCACAGCGAGGGGCGAGTGCTGCCACACTGAATGCCTGGGGGGCTGCAGCCAGCCGGAAGACCCTCGTGCCTGTGTAGCTTGCCGCCACCTCTACTTCCAGGGTGCCTGCCTGTGGGCCTGCCCGCCAGGCACCTACCAGTATGAGTCCTGGCGCTGTGTCACAGCTGAGCGCTGTGCCAGCCTGCGCTCTGTGCCCGGCCGCGCCTCCACCTTCGGCATACACCAGGGCAGTTGCCTGGCCCAGTGCCCTTCTGGCTTCACCCGTAATAGCAGCAG CATATTCTGCCACAAGTGCGAGGGGCTGTGCCCTAAAGAGTGCAAGGTAGGCACCAAGACTATCGACTCCATCCAGGCGGCACAGGATCTGGTGGGCTGCACGCATGTGGAGGGAAGCCTCATCCTCAACCTTCGCCAGGGCT ACAACCTGGAGCCGCAGCTGCAGCACAGCCTGGGGCTGGTAGAAACCATTACTGGCTTCCTCAAAATCAAGCACTCCTTTGCCCTCGTGTCCCTGGGCTTCTTCAAGAACCTCAAACTAATCCGGGGAGACGCCATGGTGGACGG GAACTACACTCTCTACGTGCTGGACAACCAGAACCTACAGCAGCTAGGGTCCTGGGTGGCCGCGGGGCTCACCATTCCCGTGGGCAAGATCTACTTCGCCTTCAACCCGCGCCTCTGCTTGGAGCACATCTACCGACTGGAGGAGGTGACGGGCACACGAGGTCGGCAGAACAAGGCTGAGATCAACCCTCGCACCAACGGAGACCGCGCCGCCT GCCAGACTCGCACCCTGCGCTTCGTGTCCAACGTGACGGAGGCAGACCGCATCCTGCTACGCTGGGAGCGCTATGAGCCACTGGAGGCCCGCGACCTGCTCAGCTTCATCGTGTACTACAAGGAGTC CCCATTCCAGAATGCCACAGAGCACGTGGGTCCAGATGCTTGTGGAACCCAGAGCTGGAACCTGCTGGATGTGGAGCTGCCCCTAAGCCGCACCCAGGAGCCAGGGGTGACCCTAGCCTCCCTCAAGCCTTGGACACAGTATGCAGTGTTTGTGCGGGCCATCACGCTAACCACTGATGAGGACAGCCCCCATCAAGGAGCCCAGAGTCCCATCATCTACCTCCGAACGCTGCCTGCAG CTCCCACGGTGCCCCAGGACGTCATCTCCACGTCCaactcctcctcccacctcctggtGCGCTGGAAGCCACCGACCCAGCGCAACGGGAACCTCACCTACTACCTGGTGCTGTGGCAGCGGCTGGCAGAGGACGGCGACCTCTACCTCAATGACTACTGCCACCGCG GCTTGCGGCTGCCCACCAGCAACAATGACCCGCGCTTCGACCGCGAAGACGGAGATCCTGAGGCAGAGATGGAGTCCGGCTGCTGCCCTTGCCAGCACCCACCTCCTGGTCAGGTTCTGCCCCCGCTGGAGGCGCAAGAGGCCTCGTTCCAAAAGAAGTTTGAAAACTTTCTACACAACGCGATCACCATCCCCAA ATCCCCTTGGAAGGTGACGTCCATCAACAAGAGCCCCCAAAG GGACTCCGGGCGGCACCGCCGGGCACCTGGGCCTCTCCGGCTAGGGGGCAACAGCTCGGATTTCGAGATCCAGGAGGACAAGGTACCCCGTGAGCGAGCGGTGCTGAGCGGCCTGCGCCACTTCACGGAATACCGAATCGACATCCATGCCTGCAACCACGCGGCGCACACCGTGGGCTGCAGCGCCGCCACCTTCGTCTTTGCGCGCACCATGCCCCACA GAGAGGCTGATGGTATTCCAGGAAAGGTGGCCTGGGAGGCCTCCAGCAAGAACAGTGTCCTCCTGCGCTGGCTCGAGCCACCAGACCCCAACGGACTCATCCTCAAGTACGAAATCAAGTACCGCCGCTTGGGAGAG GAGGCCACAGTGCTTTGTGTGTCCCGTCTTCGATATGCGAAGTTTGGGGGAGTCCACCTGGCCCTGCTGCCCCCTGGAAACTACTCTGCCAGGGTTAGGGCAACCTCACTGGCTGGCAATGGCTCTTGGACAGACAGTGTTGCCTTCTACATCCTTGGCCCAG AGGAGGAGGATGCTGGGGGGCTGCATGTCCTCCTCACTGCCACCCCTGTGGGGCTCACGCTGCTCATCGTTCTTGCTGCCCTTGGTTTCTTCTACGGCAAGAAGAG AAACAGAACCCTGTATGCTTCTGTGAATCCGGAGTACTTCAGCGCCTCTGATA TGTACGTCCCTGATGAGTGGGAGGTGCCTCGGGAGCAGATCTCGATAATCCGGGAACTGGGCCAGGGCTCTTTTGGGATGGTATATGAGGGCTTGGCACGAGGACTTGAGGCTGGAGAGGAGTCCACACCCGTGGCCCTGAAGACGGTGAATGAGCTGGCCAGCCCACGGGAACGCATTGAGTTCCTCAAGGAAGCTTCTGTCATGAAAGCCTTCAAGTGTCACCATGTG GTGCGTCtcctgggtgtggtgtctcaggGCCAGCCAACTCTGGTCATCATGGAGTTAATGACCCATGGGGACCTCAAGAGCCATCTTCGATCTTTGCGGCCTGAGGCAGAG AACAACCCTGGGCTCCCACAGCCAGCATTGGGGGAAATGATCCAGATGGCTGGTGAGATTGCAGACGGCATGGCCTACCTTGCTGCCAACAAGTTTGTGCACCGAGATCTAGCAGCCCGCAACTGCATGGTGTCCCAGGATTTCACCGTCAAGATCGGGG ACTTCGGGATGACTCGGGACGTGTATGAGACAGACTATTACCGCAAGGGTGGGAAGGGGCTGCTGCCCGTGCGCTGGATGGCCCCTGAGTCCCTCAAAGATGGGATCTTCACCACCCACTCGGATGTCTG GTCCTTCGGTGTGGTACTCTGGGAGATTGTGACCCTGGCTGAACAACCCTACCAGGGCCTGTCCAATGAGCAGGTGCTCAAGTTCGTCATGGATGGCGGGGTCCTGGAGGAGCTGGAGGGCTGTCCCCTTCAGCT GCAGGAGCTGATGAGCCGCTGCTGGCAGCCGAACCCACGCCTGCGCCCATCTTTCACACACATTCTGGACAGCATACAGGAGGAGCTTCGGCCCTCCTTCCGCCTCCTCTCCTTCTACTACAGCTCGGAGTGCCAGGGGGCCCGgggctccctgcctcccaccGATGCAGAGCCTGACTCCTCACCTACCCCAAGAGGGGCTTCATCAGACTGCAGCCCTCAAAATGGGGGTCCAGGGCACTGA